The Orcinus orca chromosome 16, mOrcOrc1.1, whole genome shotgun sequence genome includes a window with the following:
- the RBCK1 gene encoding ranBP-type and C3HC4-type zinc finger-containing protein 1 isoform X1: MDEKIKKAEEVAQRLTRAVAGGDEQVAMQCAIWLAEQRVPLNVQLKPEVSLTQDIRLWVSVEDAQLHTVTIWLTVRPDMTVASLKDMVFLDYGFPPTLQQWVIGQRLARDQETLHSHGVRRNGASAYLYLLSACNTSLNPQELQRERQLRMLEDLGFKDLTLQPRGPLEPVLPKPGGPQEPGRGQNDAAPEPPPVGWQCPGCTFINKPTRPGCEMCCRARPEAYQVPASYQPDEEERARLAGEEEALRQYQQRKQQQQEGNYLQHVQLDQRSLVLNTEPTECPVCYSVLAPGEAVVLRECLHTFCRCGPDPTPSDVVAHGCAVPMAERGWGAVLLHLLGRPQKPARECLQGTIRNSQEAEVACPFIDNTYSCSGKLLEREIRALLSPEDYQRFLDLGISIAENRSAFSYHCKTPDCKGWCFFEDDVNEFTCPVCFHINCLLCKAIHEQMNCKEYQDDLALRAQNDVAAWQTTEMLRTMLQQGEAMHCPQCQIVVQKKDGCDWIRCTVCHTEICWVTKGPRWGPGGPGDTSGGCRCRVNGSPCHPSCQNCH; this comes from the exons GCTGTGGGTGAGCGTGGAGGATGCGCAGTTGCACACGGTCACTATCTGGCTCACGGTGCGGCCTGACATGACGGTGGCCTCCCTCAAGGACATG GTGTTCCTGGACTATGGCTTTCCGCCAACCCTGCAGCAGTGGGTGATTGGGCAGCGCTTGGCCCGGGACCAGGAGACCCTGCACTCCCACGGGGTGCGGCGGAACGGGGCCAGTGCCTACCTCTATCTGCTGTCAGCCTGCAACACCTCACTCAACCCTCAGGAGCTGCAGCGGGAGCGGCAGCTGCGGATGCTGGAGG ATCTGGGCTTCAAGGACCTCACGCTGCAGCCACGGGGCCCCCTGGAACCAGTCCTCCCGAAGCCCGGGGGCCCCCAGGAGCCGGGGCGGGGGCAGAACGACGCCGCGCCAGAGCCCCCGCCG GTGGGCTGGCAGTGCCCTGGCTGCACTTTCATCAACAAGCCCACGCGGCCCGGCTGCGAGATGTGCTGCCGGGCGCGGCCCGAGGCCTACCAGGTCCCTGCCTCGTACCAGCCGGACGAGGAGGAGCGAGCGCGTCTGGCCGGTGAGGAGGAGGCGCTGCGCCAGTACCAGCAG cggaagcagcagcagcaggaggggaACTACCTACAGCACGTGCAACTGGATCAGCGGAGCCTGGTGCTGAACACCGAGCCTACCGAGTGTCCCGTATGCTACTCGGTGCTGGCGCCCGGCGAGGCCGTGGTGCTGCGTGAGTGTCTGCACACCTTCTGCAGGTGCggccctgaccccacccccagcGATGTAGTTGCTCACGGCTGCGCAGTACCCATGGCTGAAAGGGGGTGGGGCGCAGTGCTCTTACATCTCCTTGGACGCCCACAGAAACCTGCGAG GGAGTGTCTACAGGGCACCATCCGCAACAGCCAGGAGGCTGAGGTTGCCTGCCCCTTCATTGACAACACCTACTCATGCTCGGGCAAGCTGCTGGAGAGGGAGATCCGGGCG CTCCTGAGCCCTGAGGATTACCAGCGATTTCTGGACCTGGGCATCTCCATTGCAGAAAACCGCAGTGCCTTCAGCTACCACTGCAAGACCCCGGACTGCAAAGGATGGTGCTTCTTTGAGGATGACGTCAACGAGTTCACCTGCCCTGTGTGTTTCCACATCAACTGCCTGCTTTGCAAG GCCATCCACGAGCAGATGAACTGCAAGGAGTACCAAGACGACCTGGCCCTGCGGGCTCAGAACGATGTGGCTGCCTGGCAGACGACGGAGATGCTGAGG ACCATGCTGCAGCAGGGCGAGGCCATGCACTGCCCACAGTGCCAGATCGTGGTGCAGAAGAAGGATGGCTGTGACTGGATCCGCTGCACTGTCTGCCACACCGAGATCTGCTGGGTCACCAAGGGTCCTCGCTGGGGCCCCGGG GGCCCGGGAGACACCAGCGGGGGCTGCCGCTGCCGGGTGAATGGGTCTCCTTGCCACCCCAGCTGTCAGAACTGCCACTGA